In one window of Thalassophryne amazonica chromosome 9, fThaAma1.1, whole genome shotgun sequence DNA:
- the LOC117517504 gene encoding calpain-5-like, with amino-acid sequence MFSSASPYKNQHYAELKKDCITSKKLFEDPEFPATNDSLFFRRPPPGRVEWKRPAEISSDPHLFVEGISSHDLNQGIVGNCWFVAACSCLALKPDLWKRVIADWKEQEWDSKHPENYAGIFHFQFWVLGEWVDVVVDDQLPTINEELIYCHSKCNNEFWSALLEKAYAKLAGCYESLEGGNTGDAVVDFSGAVAETINLEEGAYYKDQQKQDHLFDDLYKVYDRGGIISCSINALPHEIENKMANGLVKGHAYSVTAVKRVRLGHGLIAYFKNETIPLIRMRNPWGRTEWKGAWSDTSEEWSKVGDTERGNLGITVEDDGEFWMSFTDWCKFFTNADVCRLINTSVFTTHKTWHEVVHFGSWTKNAEPLLNRCGGCPNNKQTFLQNPQYLFDITKPEEEVLISLQQKDTKLHRKEGQGENLSIGFSVLKVELNRKYRLHDILTQKSVVTSAYINARTVFNRCTLLLGRYIIIPTTFKPYTLGDYMIRVFTNVDSGCRELTEDKPRTKCWSSFLGYPQAVTHVYVHSAEGLQNQDNTGGADPYVIISCEGKSVRSTIKLDTLQPEFATSAIFYRKKRRKPITVQVWNSNTVKDEFMGQVVLSGLVDDTANPQRLKLRKNGRNMADEMPGTIVLRIVTATQLTAM; translated from the exons GAGATCAGCAGTGATCCCCATCTGTTTGTGGAGGGCATCAGCTCACACGACCTGAACCAGGGGATTGTGGGGAACTGCTGGTTTGTTGCAGCATGCTCCTGTCTGGCTTTGAAGCCAGATCTCTGGAAAAGG GTAATTGCTGATTGGAAGGAACAGGAGTGGGATTCCAAGCACCCGGAAAACTATGCTGGAATCTTTCACTTTCAGTTCTGGGTGTTGGGAGAGTGGGTGGACGTGGTGGTGGACGATCAGCTGCCTACAATCAATGAAGAACTCATCTACTGCCATTCAAAATGCAACAATGAATTCTGGAGTGCCCTGCTGGAAAAAGCCTATGCCAA gcttgCTGGATGCTATGAGTCGCTGGAAGGGGGCAACACTGGCGATGCTGTGGTGGATTTCTCTGGAGCTGTAGCAGAAACCATCAATCTGGAGGAAGGAGCCTATTACAAGGACCAGCAAAAACAAGACCACCTGTTTGATGATCTCTACAAAGTCTACGACCGCGGAGGAATCATAAGCTGCTCCATTAAT GCGCTGCCTCATGAGATTGAGAATAAGATGGCCAATGGGCTGGTCAAAGGTCACGCATATTCTGTAACTGCAGTGAAGAGGGTGCGTTTGGGTCATGGACTGATTGCGTACTTCAAGAATGAAACCATCCCCCTGATCCGCATGAGGAACCCCTGGGGTCGGACCGAGTGGAAAGGAGCCTGGAGTGACAC CTCTGAGGAATGGTCAAAGGTCGGTGACACAGAGAGGGGAAACCTCGGCATCACCGTGGAAGATGATGGCGAGTTCTG GATGTCATTCACAGACTGGTGCAAGTTCTTCACTAATGCAGATGTCTGTCGCCTCATCAACACGTCCGTCTTCACCACCCATAAAACATGGCACGAGGTCGTGCACTTTGGCAGCTGGACAAAGAACGCCGAGCCTCTGTTAAACCGCTGTGGTGGCTGTCCCAACAACAAGCAGACCTTCCTGCAGAACCCTCAG TACTTGTTTGACATCACAAAGCCAGAAGAAGAAGTCTTGATCTCCTTACAGCAGAAGGACACGAAGCTTCACAGAAAAGAGGGTCAAGGGGAAAATCTGAGCATTGGCTTCAGTGTGCTAAAG GTGGAGCTGAACAGAAAGTATCGGTTGCACGACATCCTGACCCAAAAATCTGTGGTGACGTCGGCCTACATCAACGCCCGCACAGTGTTCAACAGATGCACGCTGCTGCTGGGTCGTTATATCATCATTCCCACCACCTTCAAGCCCTACACACTCGGCGACTACATGATCCGTGTTTTTACTAACGTGGACTCGGGCTGCAG AGAGCTGACCGAGGATAAACCCAGGACAAAGTGCTGGAGCTCGTTCCTCGGCTACCCACAGGCTGTGACTCATGTCTATGTCCACTCAGCCGAGGGCCTGCAGAACCAGGACAACACAGGAG GTGCAGACCCTTATGTGATCATATCCTGTGAAGGCAAGTCGGTGAGATCCACCATCAAATTGGACACTTTGCAGCCAGAGTTTGCAACCAGTGCCATTTTCTACAGGAAGAAGCGTCGAAAGCCCATAACTGTGCAG GTGTGGAACAGCAACACGGTCAAGGACGAGTTCATGGGCCAAGTGGTTCTGTCCGGGTTGGTGGATGACACGGCTAATCCTCAGAGGCTTAAGTTGAGGAAAAATGGCCGGAACATGGCTGATGAGATGCCTGGAACCATCGTGCTGAGGATTGTCACTGCAACTCAGCTGACCGCTATGTGA